The Amycolatopsis sp. NBC_01480 genome segment CGGATGTGCGGCTCTTCCCGTTCGACACCTGGCGCCGGCTGACCGCGTCGCGGCTGCGGGAGTCCCGCGCCGAGCTGCTGACGTATGGCGACCCGCGAGGCGATCCCCGGCTGCGGGCCGGGATCGCGCGGCACGTCGGCGTTTCGCGGAACGTCCGCGTCCGGGCCGAGGACATCGTGGTCACCGCCGGGGCGCAGCAGACCGTCGACCTCGTCGCGCGGGTGCTGCTGGGACCGGGTGACCTGGCCGCCGTGGAGGACCCCGGGTACCCGCCGCCGCGGCTGCTGCTCGGCACGCTCGGCGTGCGCGTCGCGACCGTCCCGGTGGACGACGAGGGCATCGTCGTCGCGGAGATCCCGGCCGGGACGCGGCTGGTGCACGTGACGCCGTCGCACCAGTACCCGATGGGCGTGTCGATGTCGCTGGCGCGGCGCCACGAGCTGCTCGACTGGGCCGAGCGCACCGGCGCGGTGATCGTGGAGGACGACTACGACACGGAGTTCCGCTACACCGGCCGGCCGCTGGAACCGTTGCACAGCTTGGATTCCCACGGCCGGGTGGTGTACGTCGGCTCGTTCTCGAAGGTGCTCTCCCCGGCGTTGCGGATGGGGTTCCTCGCGGCGCCGCCTTCGCTCACCGGCGCCATCGTCAAGGCGAAGTACCTGGCCGACTGGTCCTCCCCGGCGATCGAGCAGGCCGTGCTCGCCGATTTCCTCGCCGAAGGCGGTTTCGCCCGCCACATCCGGCGGATGCGCAAGGTCTACCGCGAACGGCACGACGTCCTCCTCGGCCTCCTTCGCCGTGACTTCGCCGATGTACTGACGCCACGTCCTTCGGCGGCCGGCCTCCACCTCAGCGCGGCTGCCGAGCGGGACCTGCGCGCGGTGCTGCCGCGGGCCAGGGCGGCGGGAGTCCGCCTGCTCGCGCTGGACGATTTCGCCGTCACCTCACAGCGACACGGCCTGCTGTTCGGCTACGGTGCGATCGCGGCCGAGCGCATCGCGCCGGGGCTGGCCCGGCTGCGCCGGGTCCTGGACGAGGGAGATCGATGACCGACGACGTGATGGTGGCCATCGACGCGGGCCTGCGCCGGCACATCGGCGGCGACCGGGCCGGCGCCCGCGAGGCCTTCGTCAAGCTGTGGGCCGAGATCGGCGCGGACGGCGACCCCTTGCACCGCTGCGCGCTGGCGCACCACCTGGCCGACGTCTGCGACGACCCGGCCGAGGAGCTGCAGTGGGACCTGCGCGCGCTCGCGGCGGCCGACTCGCTCACCGACGAGCGGGTGCAGGAGCACCAGTCGAAGCTGGCCGTGCGGGGTTTTTACCCTTCGCTGCACCTGAACCTCGGTGAGGACTACCGCAAACTGGGTGACTTCGAAGCCGCCCGCCGTCACCTGGAGGCGGCGCGGGAGCGGCTGGACGCGCTCGGCGACGACGACTACGCCGCCGGGATCCGCGCCGCGCTGGACGGGCTGGCCGAACGGCTTTCCTGAGCCACGCGCCCTTACCACAGGTAAACGTCGCCCGCTGGACTTTCGCGCACGGCACCGGGGCCTTAGCCTGATATGTCCCAGCTCACTGCGGAGAAGGGATCGCCATGCGGATTGAAGATTTGCTGCGCGGGAAAGGCACGGCAGTCGCGACGGTCGCCCCGGGGACCACAGTGACCGAGTTGCTCGCCGGTCTGGCCAAACACAATGTCGGCGCGATGGTGGTGACCGCCGAGGACGGCGGCATCGCCGGGATCGTGTCCGAGCGGGACGTGGTCCGGCGGCTGAACGACCACGGGCCGTCGATCCTCGACGGCCCGGTCGCGGACATCATGACCAAGCTCGTCGCCAGCTGCGGCCCGCAGGACTCGGTCGACCAGCTGAGCGTGCTGATGACCGAGCGGCGGATCCGGCACGTGCCGGTGCTCGTCGAGGGCAAGCTCGCCGGGATCGTCAGCATCGGCGACGTGGTGAAGAGCCGGATGGAGCAGCTGGAGAAGAGCCAGGAGCAGCTCGAGGCGTACATCGCCCAGGGCTGAGGGCTATTCGCGCCAGCCGCTCAGCTCGACGCCCTTCGCGACGTCGACGCGGTAGGCGAGTGTCACCGTCCCGGTCGCGCCCGGCGCCAGGGCGAGCAGCCAGGTCAGCTCGCCCAGTTCGGTGCGCTCGGCGGGCTCCGGGACGGTGCGCACGTCCCGGACCGTGATCGCGTCGTCGCGTGAGACGGGCGTCTGGTCGAGCACGGTGACGGCGGCCTCCCGCGGGCCGTGGTTCGTCACGGTGGTGCGGTATTCCGCCTCGCGGCGGCGTTGCCCGGACAGCGTCGCCTTGCTCGCCGTGCGCTTCACCAGCTCACGCTCGACCCGGATGCGGTCGTCGACGCCCAGCGCCAGCTCCAGCTCCTCGCCCGGCGCCCACACGTCCAGCCGGGTGGTGCCGACGAATTCGGCCTCGTGGAACACCGACGCGCGGCCCGGGCGCAGGGTGTGCTCGGAGGTGTTGACGACGGTCGCGCGCAGGTACGCCTCCGCGGCCTGCACCGGCGCGGTCACGTAGCCGAGTTTCGCTTCGAGGTCCAGCTGCGCGAGCGTGGTGCGGTGGCCCTGCGCGCCGGACGGGATCGCGACGGGGCGGCCCGGCCGGTACGTGACCGCCGTGGCGCCTTGCTCGACGGCGGCGACCTTCGGCGCCATCCGGTTGAGCGAGAAGGAGGCGCGGTCGCGCACCATCGCGCTGCCGGGCGCGGCCGCGCCGTAGGCCATGGGCTCGGCCGGGGGAGGGGGCTGGACGCGGTCGAGGTACCAGGGCTGGAGTTCCGGCACCACCACGGTGTTCGCCGGGCGGGCGGTGGACAGCGCCAGCTCGCACTCCGGCCAGTCCTCGCCGGTGTGCTGGCTGACCAAGCCGTGGGAGGTCACCGTGACCTGCGCGTCGCGCACCCGCACGTCGTAGCCCGGTTGCCAGCTCGCGCCGGGGACCACATAGGACAGTTCCAGCTCGACCTCGCTGTTTTCCGTTCCATCCAGGGGTTCCAGCTCGACGGTGACCGTGGAACTGTCCTGTTCGGACTGTGCGCTGTGCGCCTCGATCCGCCGGTCCAGCGCGGCGAGGTCCTCGCGGAGCCGGTCCAGCCGGGCGGTGACGGCGCGGCGGCCCTTGAGCGCGGCGGCCAGCTGCGTGCCGAGCGCGTCGCTGACCTCCGCGACACGGCCCGGCTCCGCGTCTCCCGCGGCGAGCGCCTTCGCGAAGCTGGTTCCGCTGCGTCGCGCGACGCCCGTCAGCATTTCCACCTTCGCTGCTTCGGCCGCTTCGTCGTCCGCAGCGGCGTCGAGCGTCGCTTGGTCTTCTCGCCGCTGCTCGACGAGCGCGCGCAACGTTGCGTCCGCGGGCTCGGCGTGCTGCTCGAACGAGACGTCGACTCCGGTGACCAGCGCGGCACCCGTGCCGGTGACGCGGACGGACTCCGCGTCGAGCGCCAGTGGCAGCCCGGCGATGCGCAGCCGCGCGCCGTCGGCCAGGCTCGCGCGGCCGCGGCGGGTGATCCGCGCCTGCTGCGGGTAGACGGTGACGGCGACGATCGGGGCTTCGACGGTGGTGGCCATACCGGCGACGTTAGTCGGTAGACGCGGCTCGCGGTTGCGGGAAGTGTGAGGTGTGCTCGCCCGCTTCGTCCTTCTTGGGGGTTCTTGGTGAAGGCTTCTCGGCTCGCCCTCGTGCTCGGCGTGGTGCTCGCGCTGCCGTTCGGCACGGCGGTGGCGCAGGCGGACCCGCCGCCCGCGCCGGTGTTCACCGGCGGGCAGGCGCAGCCGGTGTTCGACCCGGCCGACGTGCTGCGCGAGGACGTCTGGGTGACCGCGCCGGTGGACAGCGACCACGACGGGCAGGACGACCTCGTGCACGCCCAGGTGGTCCGGCCGCGCGCGACGTCGCAGGGCATGAAGGTCCCCGTCGTGTACCAGGCGAGCCCGTACTTCGCGGGCGGCAACGACGTCGCGAACCACAACGTGGACACCGAGCTGAACGTGCCGACGGAGGGGCCGCGCGTGCCCACGCGGCGCGTCGGCCCGCAGCCTCCGATCGGCTGGAGCTACCAGGACTACTTCACCGCGCGCGGGTTTGCCGTGGTGTACGGGGAATCGCTCGGCACCGGCCAGTCCACCGGCTGCCCGACCACGGGCGACGTCAACGAAACGGCCGGCGCCCGTTCGGTGGTCGACTGGCTGAACGGCCGCGCGCCCGCCCGTGACGCCGCGGGGGCGCCCGTCACGGCGGGCTGGAGCACCGGCCGGACCGGCATGATGGGCGTGTCCTACAACGGAACCCTGCCGAACGCCGTCGCGAGCACCGGCGTCGAAGGCCTCGAGACGATCGTGCCGATCGCCGCCATCTCCAGCTGGTACGACTACTACCGCAACGCCGGCGCGGTCGTCGCCGCGGGCGGCTACCAGGGCGAGGACGCGGACGTGCTCGCCGAGTACGTCTACACCCGCGACGACCGGCAGGTCTGCCGCCCGGTGATCGACGGGCTGACCGCGGCCCAGGACCGGGTGACCGGCGACTACAGCCCGTTCTGGGACGTGCGGAACTACCGCAACGACGTCGGCAAGGTGCACGCTTCGGTGCTCGCCGTGCACGGGCTGAACGACTGGAACGTGAAGACCGACCAGGTCGCGACCTGGTACGAAGCGCTGAAAGCCCACGGCGTCGAGCACAAGATCTGGCTGCACCAGTTCGGGCACAACGACCCGCTGTCGCTGCGCCGCGACGTCTGGCTCCAGACGCTGAACAAGTGGATGTCGCACTACCTGTACGGCGTCGACAACGGGATCCAGAACGAGCCGAAGGCGACCATCCAGCGCGAGGACAAGTCCTGGACCGACGAGGCCGACTGGCCCGCGCCGGGCACGACCGGCGTCAAGGTGTACCCGTGGCCCGGCGGGAAGGCGAAGGGGACGCTCGACACGCACAACCCGGTGCCCGGCCGCCCCACCTTCGAAACCCTGTCCGACGACGCGGGAAAGACGATCGAGCAACTCGTCGACGCCGCGTCCTCGGGCAACCGTCTGCTGTACGCGACTCCGGCGGCTCACCAGCCGTTACGGCTGTCGGGCACCGCGCGGGCGGACCTGGAGCTGTCCTTCGACCGGCCCGCCGCGAACGTCACCGTGGTCCTCGCCGACCGCGCGCCGGACGGGAAGTCGCACGTGATCAGCCGCGGCTGGATCGACCCGCAGAATCGCACGAGCCCGGCCGTCACCACGCCCGTCACGCCGGGCACGCCGTACCGGATCGGGGTGGACCTGATGCCGAAGGACTACGTGCTGGCCGCCGGCCACCGCCTGGAATTCCTGCTGGCCTCCAGCGACCACGACTACACCCTGCGGCCCGCGCCGGGTGCCGGCCTGGCGCTGGACCTGACGCGGACGTCGGTCACGCTGCCGGTGACCGGCGGGCGCGCCGCGCTCTCGGCGGCCTTCGGCGGCTGACGAAGGTCTTGTGAGTGTTTATGCCGGTTAGAACCGTCATAAACACTCACGAGCGCTTGGGGTCAGTCCGCGATTCCGGCCCGGTACGCGAAGGCCACGGCCTGCGCGCGGTCCCGGAGCCCAGCCTTGGAGAAGAGGTGGTTCACGTGGGTCTTGACGGTCGCCTCGCTGACCACCAGCGTGCGCGCGATCTCGGTGTTCGACAGGCCCGCCGCGATCAGCCGCAGCACCTCGATCTCGCGCGTGGTCAGGCCTTCGACCTCCTGGGCGCGCACCGGGGCCCGCCGGGTGGCGGCGTCGACCAGCCGCTGCTGCAACTCGCCGTCCACTGTGGACTGACCGGCGGCGGCGGAGCGCAGGGCGCGGGCGATCGCCTCGGCGTCGGCGTCCTTGGTCAGGAAGCCGCGGGCGCCGGCCTTGAGCGCGGCCAGCAGGGAGTCGTCGTCGGTGTAGGTGGTGAGCACGACGACCTCGGTGCCAGGGTGCTGCGCGCGCACCAGCTCCGTGGTCTCGACGCCGTCGCGGCGCGGCATGCGCAGGTCGACCAGCAGGACGTCCGGCCGGTGCTCGGCGACGAGGTCCAGCGCGGCGACGCCGTCCGCGGCCGCCCCGACCACCTCGACGCCGGGCAGCAACCCGAGCAAGGTCACCAGGCCCTCCCGGACCACGGCCTGGTCGTCGGCGATGACCACACGCAGGTTCACGCCGGCACCGTCAGGTGAATCCGCCATCCGTCCTCCCCCGGCCCGCTGACCAGTTTCCCCTCGAGCAGCGCGACCCGTTCGCCCATGCCCCGCAAACCGTATCCCGCCGCCGGCGCGTCCGGCGGCCGCCTGCCCTGCCGGTCGGCGACGGTCAGTTCCACCTGCTCGGATGAGAAGGCCAGCGTGACGTCGACGTCGGCCTGCTGCGCGTGCTTGCGCGTGTTGGACAGCGCCTCCTGCACCGCGCGGACCAGCGTGGTGCCGACCGCCGCGTCGAGCTCCCGCGGCTCACCCTCGACGACGAGGTCCGCCCGCGCGCCGGTGTCCAGCCGGTAGCCCGCCAGCAGATCGGCCACCGCGCGCTCCACCGGAACAGCGTCCTCACGAAGCGCGGCGACGGCCTTGCGCGCCTCGGCCAGCCCGTCCGACGCCAGCTTCTGCGCGCGTTCGACCTGGGCGACGGCGTCGGGACTGGCCCCGTCGCGAACCAGCATCAGCCGCGCGCCCTGCAGGTTCAGGGCGAGCCCGGCGAGTGAGTGGGCGAGCACGTCGTGCACCTCGCGGGCGATCCGCGCGCGCTCGGCCAGCGCGGCGGCGCGCGCGTGCTCCTCGGCCGCCGTCTGCGCGCGGGCGAGGGCGAGCTCGGTCTGCTCCAGCCGCGCGCTGCGGCCCCGCCGGTTGGCGGCGAGCAGGAGCATGAGCACGGGCAGGGCGAGGATCGAGACGGCGCTCAGCCAGTCGAGCCGGTGGACCAGGGCCATCGCCACGATCGCGCAAGTGCTGAGGCAGGTGGCGACGATCGTCAGCCCCTTGCCGTACGCCCGCATCAGGTAGAACGTCGTGCTGAACATCGCGACCGACGTCAAGCTGTTCGGCTGCACCACCCACACCGTGCCCGCGCAGACGATCACGGCGACCATCGCGGTCGGCAACAGCCACGTTGGCCGCGCCGGCGGCCTCAGCATCGCCACCGAGCAGACCAGCGTGACGCCGATCAACGGCCACAACCACCCGCTCGCCCCGGGAATCGAGACGAGCATCGGAAACGCGACCAGCCCCCAGCGCAGCCAGTCCAGCGGCCCCAGCGGCGGCCGGTCCCCGCCGGTGGCGATCGTGATGGTGTCCATGGCCCTCCCGGGTACTCGTACGGAAATGTACTTGCAGCGGGTCAGTTGTGCGGCTTCCCCGGGTGGCTTGGGTGCTTCTCTGCGCCGCTTGCGTGCGTGGCTTCCCCGCGGGCCCTCTCCCTGCGGCATCCAGCAATTCCGCCGGACGGGAGATAAGCGCGCTCTCGCGGGGTTGTGCCGGTTCGCCGCGCATGTCGCGTTCTCCGCAGCTGTCTTGCCCGCCTCAGCCGTCTTGTTTGCCGTGCTCGCCGCAGCCGCCGTTCTTCACAGCCGCGCCGTGTTCTCAGCGCCAGTCACAGCGGCCCCGCGCGCCTCACCCGCCGCAGCGCCGGCCGGTTTCCCGCGGATTCCCAGCGCAGCG includes the following:
- the pdxR gene encoding MocR-like pyridoxine biosynthesis transcription factor PdxR — protein: MDLHIDLTGPRGHRDEIYRQIREAILDGRIRDGDALPPTRELAQRLAVSRTTVSAAYDRLTAEGFLSGRVGAGTFVRSGAAPWPAGPSAEPAAGVRPRPEWTDVPPPPRSFADAPEFDFRSGVPDVRLFPFDTWRRLTASRLRESRAELLTYGDPRGDPRLRAGIARHVGVSRNVRVRAEDIVVTAGAQQTVDLVARVLLGPGDLAAVEDPGYPPPRLLLGTLGVRVATVPVDDEGIVVAEIPAGTRLVHVTPSHQYPMGVSMSLARRHELLDWAERTGAVIVEDDYDTEFRYTGRPLEPLHSLDSHGRVVYVGSFSKVLSPALRMGFLAAPPSLTGAIVKAKYLADWSSPAIEQAVLADFLAEGGFARHIRRMRKVYRERHDVLLGLLRRDFADVLTPRPSAAGLHLSAAAERDLRAVLPRARAAGVRLLALDDFAVTSQRHGLLFGYGAIAAERIAPGLARLRRVLDEGDR
- a CDS encoding CBS domain-containing protein, which codes for MRIEDLLRGKGTAVATVAPGTTVTELLAGLAKHNVGAMVVTAEDGGIAGIVSERDVVRRLNDHGPSILDGPVADIMTKLVASCGPQDSVDQLSVLMTERRIRHVPVLVEGKLAGIVSIGDVVKSRMEQLEKSQEQLEAYIAQG
- a CDS encoding DUF4139 domain-containing protein; this translates as MATTVEAPIVAVTVYPQQARITRRGRASLADGARLRIAGLPLALDAESVRVTGTGAALVTGVDVSFEQHAEPADATLRALVEQRREDQATLDAAADDEAAEAAKVEMLTGVARRSGTSFAKALAAGDAEPGRVAEVSDALGTQLAAALKGRRAVTARLDRLREDLAALDRRIEAHSAQSEQDSSTVTVELEPLDGTENSEVELELSYVVPGASWQPGYDVRVRDAQVTVTSHGLVSQHTGEDWPECELALSTARPANTVVVPELQPWYLDRVQPPPPAEPMAYGAAAPGSAMVRDRASFSLNRMAPKVAAVEQGATAVTYRPGRPVAIPSGAQGHRTTLAQLDLEAKLGYVTAPVQAAEAYLRATVVNTSEHTLRPGRASVFHEAEFVGTTRLDVWAPGEELELALGVDDRIRVERELVKRTASKATLSGQRRREAEYRTTVTNHGPREAAVTVLDQTPVSRDDAITVRDVRTVPEPAERTELGELTWLLALAPGATGTVTLAYRVDVAKGVELSGWRE
- a CDS encoding Xaa-Pro dipeptidyl-peptidase; the protein is MKASRLALVLGVVLALPFGTAVAQADPPPAPVFTGGQAQPVFDPADVLREDVWVTAPVDSDHDGQDDLVHAQVVRPRATSQGMKVPVVYQASPYFAGGNDVANHNVDTELNVPTEGPRVPTRRVGPQPPIGWSYQDYFTARGFAVVYGESLGTGQSTGCPTTGDVNETAGARSVVDWLNGRAPARDAAGAPVTAGWSTGRTGMMGVSYNGTLPNAVASTGVEGLETIVPIAAISSWYDYYRNAGAVVAAGGYQGEDADVLAEYVYTRDDRQVCRPVIDGLTAAQDRVTGDYSPFWDVRNYRNDVGKVHASVLAVHGLNDWNVKTDQVATWYEALKAHGVEHKIWLHQFGHNDPLSLRRDVWLQTLNKWMSHYLYGVDNGIQNEPKATIQREDKSWTDEADWPAPGTTGVKVYPWPGGKAKGTLDTHNPVPGRPTFETLSDDAGKTIEQLVDAASSGNRLLYATPAAHQPLRLSGTARADLELSFDRPAANVTVVLADRAPDGKSHVISRGWIDPQNRTSPAVTTPVTPGTPYRIGVDLMPKDYVLAAGHRLEFLLASSDHDYTLRPAPGAGLALDLTRTSVTLPVTGGRAALSAAFGG
- a CDS encoding response regulator transcription factor, which translates into the protein MNLRVVIADDQAVVREGLVTLLGLLPGVEVVGAAADGVAALDLVAEHRPDVLLVDLRMPRRDGVETTELVRAQHPGTEVVVLTTYTDDDSLLAALKAGARGFLTKDADAEAIARALRSAAAGQSTVDGELQQRLVDAATRRAPVRAQEVEGLTTREIEVLRLIAAGLSNTEIARTLVVSEATVKTHVNHLFSKAGLRDRAQAVAFAYRAGIAD
- a CDS encoding sensor histidine kinase; this encodes MDTITIATGGDRPPLGPLDWLRWGLVAFPMLVSIPGASGWLWPLIGVTLVCSVAMLRPPARPTWLLPTAMVAVIVCAGTVWVVQPNSLTSVAMFSTTFYLMRAYGKGLTIVATCLSTCAIVAMALVHRLDWLSAVSILALPVLMLLLAANRRGRSARLEQTELALARAQTAAEEHARAAALAERARIAREVHDVLAHSLAGLALNLQGARLMLVRDGASPDAVAQVERAQKLASDGLAEARKAVAALREDAVPVERAVADLLAGYRLDTGARADLVVEGEPRELDAAVGTTLVRAVQEALSNTRKHAQQADVDVTLAFSSEQVELTVADRQGRRPPDAPAAGYGLRGMGERVALLEGKLVSGPGEDGWRIHLTVPA